In Streptococcus uberis, a single window of DNA contains:
- the ahpC gene encoding alkyl hydroperoxide reductase subunit C, whose amino-acid sequence MSLVGKEIAEFTADAYRNGEFVTVSHEDIKGKWAIFCFYPADFSFVCPTELGDLQEQYDSLKSLDVEVYSVSTDTHFVHKAWHDDSDVVGSITYTMIGDPSHHISRAFDVLDEENGLAQRGTFIIDPDGIIQMMEINADGIGRDASTLIDKIKAAQYVRQHPGEVCPAKWKEGEDTLTPSLDLVGKI is encoded by the coding sequence ATGTCTTTAGTTGGAAAAGAAATTGCTGAATTTACAGCAGATGCTTATCGTAACGGTGAATTTGTAACAGTTAGCCACGAGGATATTAAAGGAAAATGGGCTATTTTCTGTTTCTATCCTGCTGATTTCTCTTTTGTCTGCCCTACAGAGCTTGGTGACTTACAAGAACAATACGACAGCTTAAAATCACTGGACGTTGAAGTCTATTCTGTTTCTACAGATACTCACTTTGTTCACAAAGCTTGGCATGATGACTCCGATGTCGTTGGATCCATTACCTACACCATGATAGGTGACCCATCACATCATATTTCACGCGCATTTGATGTTCTTGATGAAGAAAATGGTCTTGCCCAACGTGGTACCTTTATTATCGATCCTGATGGCATCATTCAAATGATGGAAATTAACGCTGATGGCATCGGCCGAGATGCAAGTACCCTCATTGATAAAATTAAAGCTGCTCAATACGTTCGTCAGCATCCTGGCGAAGTTTGCCCTGCCAAATGGAAAGAAGGCGAAGACACATTAACACCTAGCCTAGATCTTGTAGGTAAAATTTAA
- the ahpF gene encoding alkyl hydroperoxide reductase subunit F: MALTSEIKAQLKQYLDLLESDIVLQTDFGNNDNSSKMKAFIDEIVAMSDRISTEAVSLSRQPSFTIAQKGTAGRVSFAGIPLGHEFTSFILALLQVSGRPPKIDQDLIKRIKGIEKPMHFETYASLTCHNCPDVVQAFNIMAVLNPKISHTMIEGGMFQDEVTEKGIMSVPTVYFENEVFHSGRATIEQLVDKVAGPLSESAFTDKGTYDVLVIGGGPAGNSAAIYAARKGLKTGLIAETFGGQVMETVGIENMIGTLYTEGPQLMAQIEAHTKSYPVDIIKSQVVTKIDKKDLVSVSLANGAVLNAKTAILALGAKWRNVNVPGEEEFRTKGVTNCPHCDGPLFEGKDVAVIGGGNSGMEAALDLAGICKHVTVLEFLPEVKADQVLQDRAAKTDNVTIITNAATKEIIGDEHVTGIRYTDRETNEEKQIDLEGVFVQIGLVPSTQWLKDSGITLTERGEIVVDAHGMTSIPGIFAAGDCTNSAYKQIIISMGSGATAAIGAFDYLIRQ, encoded by the coding sequence ATGGCCTTAACTTCTGAAATCAAAGCCCAACTCAAACAATATTTAGACTTACTTGAATCTGATATTGTCTTACAAACGGATTTCGGTAACAATGACAACTCCTCAAAAATGAAAGCATTTATCGATGAGATTGTTGCCATGTCAGATCGAATCAGTACCGAAGCTGTTTCATTATCAAGACAACCTAGTTTTACTATTGCCCAAAAAGGAACAGCTGGACGTGTGTCATTTGCAGGTATCCCTCTTGGACACGAGTTCACATCCTTTATCTTGGCTTTATTACAAGTCTCTGGACGACCACCAAAAATTGACCAAGATCTCATTAAACGCATTAAGGGTATCGAAAAACCCATGCATTTTGAAACCTATGCCAGCTTGACTTGCCATAACTGTCCTGACGTTGTCCAAGCCTTCAATATCATGGCCGTCCTAAATCCAAAGATCAGTCACACCATGATTGAAGGAGGCATGTTCCAAGATGAAGTGACCGAAAAAGGAATTATGTCTGTACCGACAGTTTACTTTGAAAATGAAGTCTTTCATTCTGGCCGTGCAACTATCGAACAGCTAGTTGATAAGGTAGCTGGACCTTTGTCAGAATCAGCCTTTACAGACAAAGGGACCTACGATGTTCTTGTCATTGGTGGCGGGCCCGCAGGTAACAGCGCAGCCATTTATGCTGCAAGAAAAGGCTTGAAAACTGGCCTTATTGCAGAAACTTTTGGTGGCCAAGTCATGGAAACCGTCGGAATTGAAAATATGATTGGTACCCTTTATACAGAAGGACCTCAACTGATGGCCCAAATTGAGGCGCATACCAAGTCTTATCCTGTTGATATCATCAAGTCACAAGTGGTAACAAAGATTGACAAGAAAGATTTGGTCTCCGTTTCTTTAGCAAATGGTGCCGTATTAAATGCAAAAACAGCCATTCTAGCTTTAGGAGCCAAATGGCGAAACGTTAATGTTCCTGGGGAAGAAGAATTCCGAACTAAGGGTGTCACCAACTGTCCACATTGTGACGGACCGCTCTTTGAAGGAAAAGATGTTGCTGTTATTGGCGGTGGAAATTCTGGTATGGAGGCCGCATTGGATCTTGCAGGAATCTGTAAGCATGTTACGGTTCTTGAATTCTTACCAGAAGTCAAAGCTGACCAGGTCTTACAAGATCGCGCTGCTAAAACAGATAATGTCACTATTATCACCAATGCCGCAACCAAAGAAATTATTGGCGATGAGCATGTGACAGGTATTCGTTACACAGACCGTGAAACCAATGAGGAAAAACAAATTGATCTTGAAGGAGTTTTTGTTCAAATTGGTCTGGTACCTAGCACACAATGGCTAAAAGATAGTGGTATCACTTTAACTGAACGTGGGGAAATTGTGGTTGATGCTCACGGGATGACATCAATCCCTGGCATTTTCGCAGCAGGAGATTGCACCAACTCAGCCTATAAACAAATCATTATTTCAATGGGTTCAGGAGCCACAGCTGCTATTGGAGCTTTTGACTATTTGATTAGACAATAG
- the rpsB gene encoding 30S ribosomal protein S2, with product MAVISMKQLLEAGVHFGHQTRRWNPKMAKYIFTERNGIHVIDLQQTVKLADQAYEFVRDAAANDAVILFVGTKKQVAEAVADEATRAGQYFINHRWLGGTLTNWGTIQKRIARLKEIKRMEEEGTFEVLPKKEVALLNKQRARLEKFLGGIEDMPRIPDVMYVVDPHKEQIAVKEAKKLGIPVVAMVDTNADPDDIDVIIPANDDAIRAVKLITSKLADAIIEGRQGEDASVEFEADTKADSIEEIVEVVEGDNN from the coding sequence ATGGCAGTAATTTCAATGAAACAACTTCTTGAGGCTGGTGTTCACTTTGGTCACCAAACTCGTCGCTGGAATCCTAAGATGGCTAAGTACATCTTCACAGAACGTAACGGTATCCACGTTATCGACTTACAACAAACTGTTAAATTAGCTGATCAAGCTTACGAATTCGTTCGTGACGCTGCTGCTAACGATGCTGTTATCTTGTTCGTTGGTACTAAAAAACAAGTTGCTGAAGCAGTTGCTGACGAAGCAACTCGTGCAGGTCAATACTTCATCAACCACCGTTGGTTGGGTGGAACACTTACAAACTGGGGAACAATCCAAAAACGTATCGCTCGTTTGAAAGAAATCAAACGTATGGAAGAAGAAGGAACTTTCGAAGTTCTTCCTAAAAAAGAAGTTGCACTTCTTAACAAACAACGCGCTCGTCTTGAAAAATTCTTAGGCGGTATCGAAGATATGCCTCGTATTCCAGACGTTATGTACGTTGTTGACCCACATAAAGAACAAATCGCAGTTAAAGAAGCTAAAAAACTTGGTATCCCTGTAGTTGCTATGGTGGATACAAATGCTGATCCAGATGATATCGATGTTATCATCCCAGCTAACGATGACGCTATCCGCGCTGTTAAATTGATCACTTCTAAATTAGCTGATGCTATTATTGAAGGTCGTCAAGGTGAAGATGCAAGCGTTGAATTTGAAGCTGATACTAAAGCAGATTCAATCGAAGAAATCGTTGAAGTTGTAGAAGGCGACAATAACTAA
- the tsf gene encoding translation elongation factor Ts — MAEITAKLVKELREKSGAGVMDAKKALVETDGDMDKAIELLREKGMAKAAKKADRVAAEGLTGVYVSGNYAAVVEVNAETDFVAKNAQFVELVNDTAKTIAEGKPANNEEALNLIMPSGETLAAAYVNATATIGEKISFRRFSLLEKTDEQHFGAYQHNGGRIGVISVIEGGDDALAKQVSMHIAAMKPTVLSYTELDPQFVKDELAKLNHDIELDNESRAMVDKAPLPFLQYGSKAQLSEDVITKAEEDIKAELAAEGKPEKIWDKIIPGKMDRFMLDNTKVDQAYTLLAQVYIMDDSKTVEAYLDSVNAKAIAFARFEVGEGIEKKANDFESEVAATMAAALNN, encoded by the coding sequence ATGGCAGAAATTACAGCTAAGCTTGTAAAAGAATTACGTGAAAAATCTGGTGCCGGCGTTATGGACGCTAAAAAAGCACTTGTTGAAACTGATGGGGACATGGACAAAGCCATTGAACTTCTTCGTGAAAAAGGAATGGCTAAAGCAGCTAAAAAAGCTGACCGTGTTGCTGCCGAAGGACTTACTGGTGTTTATGTCAGTGGTAATTATGCTGCCGTTGTTGAAGTTAATGCTGAAACTGACTTTGTAGCAAAAAATGCTCAATTCGTAGAATTAGTAAATGACACTGCTAAAACAATTGCTGAAGGCAAACCAGCTAACAATGAAGAAGCACTTAACTTGATCATGCCTTCAGGTGAAACACTCGCTGCTGCTTACGTTAATGCAACTGCAACTATCGGTGAAAAAATTTCATTCCGTCGTTTCTCTCTTTTAGAAAAAACTGATGAGCAACACTTTGGCGCATACCAACACAATGGCGGACGTATCGGTGTTATCTCCGTTATCGAAGGTGGCGACGATGCACTTGCTAAACAAGTTTCAATGCACATCGCAGCAATGAAACCAACTGTTCTATCATACACTGAACTTGACCCACAATTTGTTAAAGATGAACTTGCTAAACTTAACCACGATATCGAACTTGACAACGAGTCACGCGCGATGGTTGATAAAGCACCACTTCCATTCTTACAATATGGTTCAAAAGCACAATTATCAGAAGATGTTATTACTAAAGCTGAAGAAGACATTAAAGCTGAATTAGCAGCTGAAGGCAAACCAGAAAAAATCTGGGATAAAATCATCCCTGGTAAAATGGATCGCTTCATGCTTGATAATACAAAAGTTGACCAAGCTTACACATTACTTGCTCAAGTATATATCATGGATGACAGCAAAACAGTTGAAGCTTACCTTGACTCAGTAAATGCTAAAGCAATTGCATTTGCTCGTTTTGAAGTTGGTGAAGGTATTGAGAAAAAAGCTAATGATTTCGAATCAGAAGTTGCTGCAACTATGGCTGCTGCTCTTAACAACTAA
- a CDS encoding M13 family metallopeptidase — protein sequence MVDYKENFYDAVNGEWAASAVIPDDKPRTGGFSDLADEIESLMLKTTDQWLDGENLPDDPVLKNFIKLHQLTSDYAKREEVGVAPVLPLIKEYQSLSSFKEFASKIADFELLGKPNLFPFGVAPDFMNAKLNVLWAEAPSILLPDTTYYEEGHEKAEELRGVWRQSQEKLLAKVGFSAEEISDLLDKALQLDSKLAAFVLSREESSEYVKLYHPYDWQEFTQLAPELPLDAIFQKILGQIPDKVIVPEERFWTDYAAEFYSEKNWDLIKADLVIEAANAYNAYLTDDIRVESGTYGRALSGTPQAMDKKKAAFYLAQGPYNQALGLWYANRHFSAEAKADVESKVATMIEVYKSRLEKADWLEESTREKAIVKLNVITPHIGYPEKLPETYSKKIIDDNLSLVENAQRLAQISIAHSWSKWNKPVDRTEWHMPAHMVNAYYDPQQNQIVFPAAILQAPFYSLNQSSSANYGGIGAVIAHEISHAFDTNGASFDENGSLHDWWTESDYAAFKQRTDKVVEQFDGLDSYGAKVNGKLTVSENVADLGGVACALEAAKKENDFSARDFFINFARIWRMKAREEFMQMMASVDVHAPGEWRTNVTLTNFEEFHQTFGISEGDFMWRAPEDRVIIW from the coding sequence ATGGTCGATTACAAAGAAAATTTTTATGATGCTGTGAATGGCGAGTGGGCTGCTTCAGCTGTTATTCCTGATGATAAGCCTAGAACGGGAGGTTTTTCAGATTTAGCTGATGAGATTGAATCATTAATGCTAAAGACGACAGATCAGTGGTTAGATGGGGAAAACTTACCGGATGATCCTGTATTAAAGAATTTCATCAAGTTACATCAGTTAACTTCAGATTACGCTAAAAGAGAAGAGGTAGGCGTTGCCCCAGTACTTCCTTTGATTAAAGAATATCAATCTTTAAGTTCATTTAAAGAATTTGCTTCTAAAATAGCTGATTTTGAATTGCTTGGTAAACCCAATCTATTCCCATTTGGTGTTGCTCCAGACTTTATGAATGCTAAATTAAATGTTCTTTGGGCTGAAGCACCTTCTATTCTCCTACCTGATACGACCTATTATGAGGAAGGTCATGAAAAAGCGGAGGAACTTCGTGGCGTTTGGCGTCAGTCTCAGGAAAAACTGTTGGCTAAAGTTGGTTTTTCTGCTGAAGAAATTTCTGATTTATTGGACAAGGCTTTGCAATTGGATTCTAAATTGGCGGCATTTGTTTTATCTCGTGAGGAATCTTCAGAGTATGTGAAACTATACCACCCATATGACTGGCAAGAATTCACGCAATTAGCTCCTGAGCTACCTTTGGATGCTATTTTCCAAAAAATCCTAGGTCAAATACCTGATAAAGTGATTGTGCCGGAGGAACGTTTTTGGACAGACTATGCTGCAGAGTTTTACTCTGAAAAAAATTGGGACCTGATTAAAGCGGATCTTGTCATTGAAGCTGCTAATGCCTACAATGCTTATCTGACGGATGATATTCGAGTCGAATCTGGAACTTATGGTCGTGCCCTTTCTGGTACTCCTCAGGCCATGGATAAGAAAAAAGCAGCTTTTTATCTGGCACAAGGGCCATACAACCAAGCTTTAGGCTTGTGGTATGCGAATAGACATTTTTCTGCTGAAGCAAAAGCAGATGTCGAGAGTAAAGTGGCAACGATGATTGAGGTTTACAAATCACGTTTAGAAAAGGCCGATTGGCTGGAAGAATCAACACGTGAGAAAGCTATTGTGAAATTAAATGTCATTACACCTCATATTGGCTATCCAGAGAAATTGCCTGAAACCTACTCTAAAAAAATCATCGATGATAATCTGTCTCTAGTTGAAAATGCACAAAGGTTGGCTCAAATTTCCATCGCCCATAGTTGGAGTAAATGGAATAAGCCTGTAGACCGCACTGAATGGCATATGCCTGCGCATATGGTAAATGCTTATTATGACCCTCAACAGAATCAAATTGTATTCCCGGCAGCTATTTTACAAGCACCTTTCTATTCTTTAAATCAAAGTTCGTCGGCAAATTATGGTGGTATTGGTGCTGTCATTGCGCACGAAATTTCCCATGCCTTTGATACTAATGGTGCTTCTTTTGATGAGAATGGTAGTTTACATGATTGGTGGACAGAATCAGATTATGCAGCCTTCAAGCAAAGAACAGATAAAGTCGTTGAACAATTTGATGGCCTTGATTCCTATGGTGCGAAAGTTAATGGTAAGTTAACTGTTTCTGAAAATGTAGCTGATTTGGGCGGTGTCGCTTGTGCTCTAGAGGCTGCTAAAAAAGAAAATGACTTTTCTGCTCGCGATTTCTTTATTAACTTCGCACGCATCTGGCGTATGAAAGCGCGTGAAGAATTTATGCAAATGATGGCTAGTGTTGATGTTCATGCACCTGGAGAATGGCGAACTAATGTGACATTAACAAATTTTGAAGAATTTCATCAAACATTTGGAATTTCAGAAGGTGACTTTATGTGGAGAGCGCCTGAAGATCGCGTTATTATTTGGTAA
- a CDS encoding transketolase family protein, whose protein sequence is MTRNSKEMRHVYRDFLKEANNTHKDLLVLEADLSSSMSTNSLAADFGKRYVNLGIMEAQMVGLAAGLSVKGFHPYVHTFGPFASRRVFDQLFVSLGYAQLKATIVGSDAGVTAEMNGGTHMPFEELGLIRLIPKATVFEVSDDIQFEAVLKETLDLEGLSYIRTTRKAPKPIYDGQEDFKKGYITLRPGEDIVVVASGIMVAEAMEVIDKLAEEGIKVGLIDLFRIKPLPEDLKEQLIGKTILTFENHNVIGGIGSAISDLLSQETQTPIFKMGVQESFGQVGQKDYLLDHYGLSQKHLYQKLKDLSQN, encoded by the coding sequence ATGACGAGAAACAGTAAAGAAATGCGCCATGTATATCGTGACTTTTTAAAAGAAGCCAATAACACCCATAAAGACTTACTTGTCTTAGAAGCAGATTTATCAAGTTCGATGTCAACCAATAGCCTAGCAGCAGATTTTGGGAAACGTTATGTTAATCTTGGTATTATGGAAGCGCAAATGGTAGGTTTAGCTGCTGGTCTTTCTGTTAAAGGTTTCCATCCCTATGTGCACACCTTTGGTCCATTTGCAAGTCGTCGTGTTTTTGATCAACTATTTGTTTCTTTAGGCTATGCCCAGTTAAAAGCTACCATTGTGGGTTCAGATGCTGGAGTAACAGCTGAAATGAATGGTGGAACGCACATGCCATTCGAAGAATTAGGATTAATCAGATTAATCCCTAAGGCTACTGTATTTGAAGTGAGTGATGATATTCAATTTGAAGCAGTGCTGAAAGAAACTCTGGATTTAGAAGGGTTATCCTACATTCGGACAACGCGGAAAGCTCCTAAACCAATTTATGATGGACAAGAAGATTTCAAAAAAGGCTACATCACCTTAAGACCAGGTGAAGATATTGTAGTGGTTGCTTCTGGCATCATGGTTGCAGAAGCAATGGAAGTTATTGATAAACTTGCTGAGGAAGGTATTAAAGTAGGTCTCATTGATCTCTTTCGTATTAAACCTCTTCCAGAAGATTTAAAAGAGCAACTGATTGGCAAAACAATCCTTACTTTTGAAAATCACAATGTCATTGGAGGTATTGGGAGCGCTATTTCTGACTTGTTAAGTCAGGAAACACAGACCCCAATCTTCAAAATGGGTGTTCAGGAGTCTTTTGGACAAGTTGGACAAAAAGACTACCTCTTAGATCATTACGGCCTATCGCAAAAGCACCTTTACCAAAAACTAAAAGACTTAAGTCAAAACTAA
- a CDS encoding transketolase: protein MPLSEDKLQELQVFANQIRLTILESLNHLGFGHYGGSLSIVETLAVLYGDVMPMTPELFAEKERDYFVLSKGHAGPALYSTLYLKGFFDKSFLFSLNTNGTRLPSHPDRNLTPGVDMTTGSLGQGISAATGIAYGQKINQEPFVTYTIVGDGELNEGQCWEAIQFAAHQKLSNLIVFVDDNKKQLDGLTSDICQSGDFVAKFEAFGFEAIRVDGQNITAIHQALMDFKNSASEKPKCIVLDTVKGQGVKEIESMASNHHLRPSQSEKAMLEEIVKGMQQQMGVIE from the coding sequence ATGCCTTTAAGCGAAGATAAATTACAAGAATTACAAGTTTTTGCGAATCAAATTCGCTTGACGATTCTCGAAAGTCTTAATCATCTTGGCTTTGGTCATTATGGAGGAAGTCTTTCGATTGTAGAAACTTTAGCAGTTCTCTATGGAGACGTCATGCCAATGACGCCAGAACTATTTGCGGAAAAAGAACGGGATTATTTTGTCTTATCGAAGGGTCATGCTGGGCCAGCTTTATACAGTACCCTATATCTAAAAGGCTTTTTTGACAAATCGTTTTTATTCTCTTTAAATACGAATGGAACGCGTCTTCCTTCCCATCCAGATCGTAATTTGACGCCTGGTGTGGATATGACAACCGGTTCATTAGGACAGGGGATTAGTGCAGCTACAGGAATTGCATATGGTCAAAAAATAAACCAGGAGCCCTTTGTAACCTATACCATTGTTGGTGATGGAGAGTTAAATGAGGGTCAATGTTGGGAGGCTATCCAATTTGCTGCCCATCAAAAATTATCAAATCTCATTGTTTTCGTTGATGATAACAAAAAACAGTTAGATGGATTAACATCAGACATTTGTCAAAGTGGGGATTTTGTAGCTAAATTTGAAGCCTTTGGTTTTGAGGCTATACGAGTTGATGGTCAAAATATCACAGCTATCCATCAAGCTCTAATGGATTTCAAAAATAGCGCTTCAGAAAAACCAAAATGTATTGTTCTCGATACGGTCAAAGGCCAAGGCGTCAAAGAAATTGAAAGCATGGCATCAAACCATCATTTACGTCCAAGTCAGAGTGAAAAAGCGATGCTGGAAGAAATTGTTAAAGGTATGCAACAGCAAATGGGGGTGATAGAATGA
- a CDS encoding PTS ascorbate transporter subunit IIC: MKFLVDIASTPAILVALIAIIGLLLQKKALPEIVKGGIKTFVGFLVVSGGAGIIQSSLNPFGTMFEHAFHLSGVVPNNEAIVAVALTKYGSATALIMFAGMIFNILIARFTKFKYIFLTGHHTLYMACMIAVIMTVSGFTSISLIIFGGLALGIIMSVSPAFVQKYMIQLTGNDKVALGHFSSLGYFLSGFVGNLVGDKSKSTEDIHFPKSLAFLRDSTVSITISMTIIYLIVAIFAGPAWIAKELSNGTDGLVFALQLAGQFAAGVFVILAGVRLILGEIVPAFKGISEKLVPNSKPALDCPIVYPYAPNAVLIGFISSFAGGLVSMAIMILTGTTVILPGVVPHFFCGATAGVIGNASGGVKGATVGAFMQGVLISYLPIFLMPVLGGLGFEGSTFSDADFGLTGIILGALNKMGGSMTIAIGLVAILVGLVLVSFIGKEKTKEV, from the coding sequence ATGAAATTTTTAGTTGATATCGCTAGTACACCAGCCATTTTAGTAGCACTTATTGCTATTATTGGTCTGCTTTTACAGAAAAAAGCTCTGCCAGAAATTGTAAAAGGTGGTATTAAAACCTTTGTTGGTTTCCTAGTTGTATCAGGTGGTGCTGGTATTATTCAAAGTTCTTTAAACCCATTTGGAACCATGTTTGAACATGCTTTTCATTTATCAGGTGTTGTGCCAAATAATGAGGCAATTGTAGCGGTAGCACTCACGAAATATGGTTCAGCGACAGCTCTCATCATGTTTGCAGGGATGATTTTCAATATTTTGATTGCACGCTTCACAAAATTTAAATACATTTTCTTAACAGGTCATCATACGCTTTATATGGCATGTATGATTGCTGTGATTATGACAGTGTCAGGCTTCACATCAATCTCCTTAATTATTTTTGGAGGGTTAGCATTAGGGATTATTATGAGTGTATCCCCAGCTTTTGTCCAAAAATACATGATTCAATTAACGGGCAATGATAAGGTTGCCTTAGGACATTTTAGTTCTCTAGGTTATTTTTTAAGTGGTTTTGTTGGTAATCTAGTTGGTGATAAATCTAAATCAACAGAAGATATCCATTTTCCAAAGAGTTTAGCGTTCTTAAGAGATAGTACTGTTAGTATTACGATTTCAATGACAATTATCTACTTGATCGTAGCTATTTTTGCTGGTCCTGCTTGGATTGCTAAGGAGTTGAGTAATGGAACAGATGGACTTGTATTTGCTTTGCAATTAGCTGGTCAATTTGCAGCTGGTGTATTCGTTATTCTTGCAGGTGTTCGTCTCATTTTAGGTGAAATTGTTCCTGCTTTCAAAGGTATTTCTGAAAAATTGGTTCCAAATTCAAAACCAGCCTTGGATTGTCCAATTGTCTATCCATATGCCCCTAATGCTGTTCTTATTGGTTTCATTTCAAGTTTTGCGGGTGGCTTGGTGAGTATGGCTATTATGATCTTAACGGGAACAACAGTTATTCTTCCAGGTGTTGTCCCTCACTTCTTCTGTGGTGCTACAGCTGGTGTTATCGGAAATGCTTCTGGTGGCGTTAAAGGTGCTACAGTGGGTGCCTTTATGCAAGGTGTCCTTATTAGTTACCTTCCAATTTTCTTAATGCCTGTTCTCGGTGGTCTTGGATTTGAAGGCTCTACCTTCTCAGATGCTGATTTCGGTTTGACTGGTATTATTTTAGGAGCTCTCAACAAAATGGGAGGTTCAATGACCATTGCTATCGGTCTAGTTGCCATTTTAGTGGGATTAGTACTTGTATCATTTATTGGTAAAGAGAAAACTAAGGAGGTATAA
- a CDS encoding PTS sugar transporter subunit IIB, translating into MLRIGTACGSGLGSSFMVQMNIESILKELGVDSVEVEHYDLGGADPSAADVWIVGRDLEDSAGHLGDVRILNSIIDMDELRALVTSICQEKGLI; encoded by the coding sequence ATGTTAAGAATTGGTACAGCATGTGGATCAGGTTTAGGATCTAGTTTCATGGTTCAAATGAATATTGAATCCATTTTAAAAGAGTTAGGTGTTGATTCCGTTGAGGTGGAACATTATGATTTGGGTGGGGCTGATCCATCTGCGGCAGATGTTTGGATTGTAGGTCGTGACTTGGAGGATTCGGCTGGCCATCTTGGTGATGTTCGCATTTTGAACAGCATTATTGATATGGATGAATTAAGGGCTTTAGTAACAAGTATTTGCCAAGAAAAAGGGCTTATCTAG